One Thermogemmatispora onikobensis genomic window carries:
- a CDS encoding phosphoribosylanthranilate isomerase: MEAVSRPRVKICCIGSKEEAQLAISYGADALGLVSHMPSGPGVIAEELITEIAESIPPPIASFLLTSLQDAEAIIEQQRRCRTNTLQLVDRLPPGSHQRLRAALPGIRLVQVIHVRGPEALEEVLEVAPFVHALLLDSGQPNLPVKILGGTGQVHDWKISRRIREAVPIPVFLAGGLSAENVRAAIEEVAPFGIDLCSSVRTEGRLDPHKLERFFAQLERSSF, from the coding sequence ATGGAAGCTGTCTCAAGGCCACGTGTGAAGATCTGTTGTATTGGCAGCAAGGAGGAGGCGCAGCTGGCGATCAGCTACGGCGCCGATGCTCTGGGACTGGTTTCGCACATGCCCAGCGGACCAGGGGTCATCGCGGAGGAGTTGATCACCGAGATCGCTGAGAGCATTCCGCCGCCGATCGCTTCCTTTCTGTTGACCAGCCTGCAGGATGCCGAAGCGATCATCGAGCAGCAGCGCCGTTGTCGTACCAATACGCTGCAGCTTGTCGATCGCTTACCACCGGGTAGCCATCAGCGCCTGCGCGCGGCACTGCCTGGCATTAGGCTGGTGCAGGTGATTCATGTACGCGGCCCGGAGGCCCTGGAGGAAGTCCTGGAGGTCGCTCCCTTTGTCCATGCGCTGCTGCTCGATTCAGGTCAGCCCAATCTACCGGTCAAGATCTTGGGGGGTACTGGCCAGGTGCACGATTGGAAAATTAGTCGGCGCATTCGCGAGGCCGTTCCTATTCCGGTTTTTCTGGCGGGCGGCCTCAGCGCCGAGAACGTCCGTGCTGCGATTGAGGAGGTTGCCCCCTTTGGTATCGATCTCTGCAGCTCAGTACGCACCGAAGGCCGCCTTGATCCTCACAAGCTAGAGCGCTTCTTTGCTCAGCTAGAGCGTTCCTCGTTTTAG
- a CDS encoding Fur family transcriptional regulator, with protein sequence MKETLNANAQAVLEVVRSSHNHPTALEVYEAVRKVRPRIGVASVYRILHSLAQQGLIRELGRSDEACRYDGHIERHDHAICTACGALLDLPVEVRLSEEALRLAALAAGIELHSHEVRLYGLCTACRQRAQAESTED encoded by the coding sequence ATGAAAGAGACCCTGAACGCCAACGCCCAGGCAGTTCTGGAGGTCGTACGCAGCAGCCACAACCACCCGACAGCCCTGGAGGTGTACGAGGCTGTGCGCAAAGTGCGCCCCCGCATTGGGGTGGCGAGTGTGTACCGTATCCTGCACAGCCTGGCGCAGCAAGGGCTGATTCGCGAGTTGGGGCGCAGTGATGAGGCCTGTCGATACGACGGGCACATCGAGCGCCACGATCACGCGATCTGCACGGCTTGCGGCGCTCTTCTCGATCTGCCTGTCGAGGTGCGCCTCTCGGAGGAGGCGCTTCGCCTGGCAGCGCTGGCCGCGGGTATAGAGCTGCACTCACATGAGGTACGGCTCTATGGCCTGTGCACCGCCTGCCGTCAGCGCGCGCAGGCAGAATCAACGGAGGATTGA
- a CDS encoding MFS transporter, with protein sequence MQTSSESSSTPLTEAPYASEQAGAAGESQLAGRDDGYRWTALSVTTVGALLASIQGSALLIALPAILVELQASFFTIMWTLMGYLLVLTVLTPIVGRLADIWGRKRLYNSGFLLFALGSLVAGLAQPAFHGVDLVAGRLIQGLGAALLMTNSTAIVTDAFRKGEVGLGLGINQIAGAAGFLIGPIIGGLLTEWSWRWVFLFNVPLAAFGTLWGIWRLREPVRPARQTPIDWVGGLTLALGLSGTLLALTMVAFPLLGESVTVAILVVGLVSLLLFAAIEPRVKAPIVQLHLFRERLFAMASLSGLLNGIARGAVLFLLIFFLQGPYGKDPLTAGLMLAPFGAAFMIIGPLSGRLSDHIGSRILTPIGLAVSALGLLGLTTITPTTPFWLLSLYMAMMGGGSGFFVSPNTNAIMSSVPPHQRGAASGLLGMLNNTGQMLSIAIVFPLALKGVPMGAVMQVFIYGGGMGQFPSALATFMHGLHSAFLVSFVLSLVAMLVAALRPSHR encoded by the coding sequence ATGCAGACTTCATCGGAGTCTTCTTCGACGCCATTGACAGAAGCGCCTTATGCCTCCGAGCAGGCCGGTGCTGCCGGCGAGAGCCAGCTAGCAGGGCGAGACGATGGCTATCGTTGGACGGCTCTCTCGGTGACCACAGTGGGGGCGCTGCTGGCCTCTATTCAAGGCTCGGCCCTGCTGATCGCCCTGCCAGCGATCCTGGTGGAGCTACAGGCCTCCTTCTTCACGATTATGTGGACGTTGATGGGGTACTTGCTGGTGCTGACTGTCTTGACGCCCATCGTTGGCCGCCTGGCCGATATTTGGGGACGCAAGCGCCTCTATAACAGTGGTTTCCTGCTCTTCGCTTTGGGCTCGCTGGTCGCTGGCCTGGCTCAGCCCGCTTTCCACGGCGTCGATCTGGTGGCTGGGCGCTTGATTCAGGGCCTCGGGGCCGCCTTGCTGATGACTAACAGTACAGCCATTGTGACCGATGCTTTTCGGAAGGGCGAGGTCGGCCTGGGCCTGGGAATTAATCAGATCGCCGGAGCTGCCGGCTTCTTGATCGGACCAATTATCGGTGGTCTGCTTACTGAGTGGTCCTGGCGTTGGGTGTTCCTTTTTAATGTGCCTCTGGCAGCCTTCGGTACGCTCTGGGGAATCTGGCGCTTGCGCGAGCCGGTGCGCCCGGCTCGTCAGACTCCCATCGATTGGGTCGGGGGCCTGACTCTGGCTCTGGGTCTCTCCGGTACCTTGCTGGCCCTGACGATGGTGGCTTTCCCGTTGCTGGGGGAGTCGGTGACTGTGGCTATCCTGGTGGTGGGCCTAGTCAGCCTGCTCCTGTTCGCCGCGATTGAGCCGCGCGTTAAGGCCCCTATCGTCCAACTGCACCTTTTCCGTGAGCGCCTCTTTGCAATGGCCAGCTTGAGCGGCTTGCTGAACGGGATCGCACGCGGCGCGGTGCTCTTCTTGTTGATCTTCTTTCTTCAGGGACCCTACGGGAAAGATCCACTGACTGCCGGGCTGATGCTTGCTCCCTTCGGGGCAGCCTTCATGATCATCGGTCCGCTGAGTGGCCGCCTCTCGGACCACATTGGGTCGCGTATTCTGACCCCCATCGGTCTGGCCGTCTCAGCCTTGGGCCTGCTGGGCTTGACGACTATTACGCCTACGACACCGTTCTGGCTGCTTTCGCTCTATATGGCTATGATGGGCGGTGGCTCCGGCTTCTTTGTCTCGCCCAATACGAACGCGATTATGAGCTCGGTGCCACCTCATCAGCGCGGGGCCGCCTCGGGACTGCTGGGCATGCTTAATAATACTGGCCAGATGCTCAGTATTGCTATTGTCTTTCCGCTGGCGCTGAAGGGGGTCCCAATGGGAGCGGTGATGCAGGTCTTCATCTACGGCGGCGGTATGGGCCAGTTCCCTTCAGCTCTGGCCACCTTTATGCACGGCTTGCACTCAGCATTCCTGGTGTCGTTCGTTCTGAGCCTGGTGGCGATGCTGGTGGCCGCTTTGCGCCCTTCACATCGCTAA